A single region of the Epinephelus moara isolate mb chromosome 16, YSFRI_EMoa_1.0, whole genome shotgun sequence genome encodes:
- the fbxo3 gene encoding F-box only protein 3 isoform X2, whose product MAAANTELRMDQLPSDPLLHILSFLSFRDLIHCSYVSRRLNDLSKHNPLWKSLCSKHWLLTDAERQQSGVSWYGLFRQYYRDLGRYMQYYPVLKRAWEQLKAFLQQRCPRMITSLKEGATEVELNDIEAQIGCRLPDDYRCSYRIHNGQKLVIPGLMGSMSLSNHYRSEVLLDVETAAGGFQQRKGMRRCLPLTFCFHTGLSQYMALEPAEGRRMFESFYPCPDQTAQDPSAIDMFITGSCFLEWFTAYVQNVVTGEYPIIRDQIFRYVHDKGCVATTGDITVSVSTSFLPELSSVHPPHFFFTYRIRIEMSSSASPEAACQLDSRYWKITTSDGNVEEVQGPGVVGEFPVMTPGKVHEYASCTTFSTPSEYMEGHYTFHRLANKEEVFHVAIPRFHMVCPPFREPVVRTKAATSYTTRFDDDDGDGEYCDGDGDDFSDLRGINMAALEGAWCPRHI is encoded by the exons ATGGCAGCAGCTAACACGGAGCTCCGGATGGATCAGCTTCCCTCAGACCCGCTGCTGCACATCCTGTCCTTCCTGAGCTTCAGGGACCTGATCCA ctgtagTTATGTCAGCAGGAGGCTCAACGACTTGTCCAAACACAACCCACTGTGGAAGTCCCTGTGCTCCAAACACTGGCTGCTGACAGA tgcgGAGCGGCAGCAGAGCGGCGTGTCCTGGtacggtctgttcagacagtacTACAGAGACCTGGGCCGCTACATGCAGTACTACCCTGTACTGAAGAGAGCCTGGGAGCAGCTGAAGGCCTTCCTGCAGCAGAGGTGTCCACGTATGATCACATCACTCAAAG AGGGCGCCACAGAGGTGGAGCTAAACGACATCGAGGCCCAGATCGGCTGCAGACTCCCAGACGACTACCGCTGCTCGTACCGCATCCACAACGGACAGAAGCTGGTGATCCCAGG GCTGATGGGCAGCATGTCCCTGTCTAACCACTACCGGTCGGAGGTGCTGCTGGACGTGGAGACGGCGGCCGGAGGCTTCCAGCAGAGGAAGGGAATGAGACGCTGCCTGCCGCTCACCTTCTGCTTCCACACTGGACTCAGCCAGTACATGGCTCTGGAGCCCGCCGAGGGACGCAGGATGTTCGAGAGCTTCTACCCCTGCCCC GATCAGACAGCTCAGGATCCTTCGGCCATCGACATGTTCATCACAG GTTCCTGTTTCTTAGAGTGGTTCACGGCGTACGTCCAGAACGTCGTCACCGGAGAATACCCAATCATCAGAGACCAGATCTTCAG GTATGTGCATGATAAGGGTTGCGTGGCGACCACCGGGGACATCACTGTCTCTGTTTCTACCTCCTTCCTGCCTGAGCTTTCCTCCGTCCACCCTCCACACTTCTTTTTCACCTACCGCATCAG GATAGAGATGTCGAGCAGCGCTTCGCCCGAAGCTGCCTGTCAGCTCGACAGTCGCTACTGGAAAATCACCACCTCCGACGGCAATGTGGAGGAAGTTCAGGGTCCCGGCGTGGTCG GAGAGTTTCCCGTCATGACACCAGGGAAGGTCCACGAGTACGCCAGCTGCACCACCTTCTCCACCCCGTCAGAGTACATGGAGGGTCACTACACTTTCCACAGACTGG CCAACAAAGAGGAAGTTTTCCACGTGGCCATACCTCGCTTCCACATGGTCTGCCCGCCCTTCAGAGAGCCGGTGGTTCGAACG AAGGCAGCGACCAGTTACACAACTCGCTTCGATGACGACGATGGCGACGGCGAGTACTGTGACGGAGACGGCGACGACTTTAGCGACCTGAGGGGAATCAACATGGCCGCCTTGGAGGGAGCGTGGTGCCCTCGACACATCTGA
- the LOC126403557 gene encoding uncharacterized protein LOC126403557, whose translation MATRRKFDFNFKETVLKFAEENSVEKTARLFNIDSKRVRDWRKQKEALLLGDHGRARLAGGGRKKVSVELEERLSEWISSMRDKHKRVSRSMIKKKALEIYPSVSDGGKTFVASTGWLQKFLERNNLSHRRRTTVPQEDPKLLTDRLVWFINYVRKTVSSRRILERDIIVMDETAVCFGDMAPPTADTQGAEGHKSSSLTVVLAAKADGAKLKPFIVFRGADGDVEAAQQEISDAVIDMSVNGGMSDALAARWLQSVVGKSSGTPRLLVWDSYHCHMGPTTKAELECSYDITMAAIPGGCAKYVQPPDLTWKQPFRQSVYDAYKQWAAGDADKEYTPGGSLKPPTRRLLVDWVVTAWDKLDTDTIKNSFNVCAPSVKSDGTEDRLIVCVREGRPRAAGREELSQSEKHRVAPKDVNNELCLDDDDDDDDDDDEEESEEKGSETPAMSVIIQTRGEAGGGVAAHLQCPLCGHFSKSHAHQLTHMAASHPACLDSVVVGRLGNIVMYQSTARLFHCSDCFYTSRDFTKLYKHIISKHCVDEREGGGDEEKVGEEGEEEEEKEGGKDKVKSEAEEEEEEEEVRPVKADVEGDESVLMFDGAGYHCLICGWKTKLKAMGVNHVVRKHDIPKAYAAQAVRRDAAATSAATPKQAQSGGAEEEEPGAGLSGELLKEEMEATAKVVRFISNRFVCLICGWKTKLKGFAISHVVRSHDVERPYSCKDCKRSFFLPSRLQQHVRASHRPGRYACPFCCFRSHFLGGFRRHCSRCNAREEEEEEEEEGGGGGGGGEEEENEEEEEEERRERRGARKRRRTERVIEDDDDEEDDD comes from the exons ATGGCAACCAGACGGAAATTTGATTTCAACTTCAAAGAGACGGTTTTGAAATTCGCGGAGGAAAACTCAGTAGAGAAAACTGCAAGGCTCTTTAACATCGACTCCAAAAGAGTCCGAGACTGGAGGAAGCAGAAGGAGGCGCTGCTGCTGGGGGACCATGGGAGAGCACGGTTAGCTGGCGGCGGCAGGAAGAAGGTGAGCGTGGAGCTCGAGGAGCGGCTCTCCGAATGGATCAGCTCGATGCGAGACAAACACAAGAGAGTGTCGAGGAGCATGATCAAAAAGAAAGCGCTGGAGATCTACCCTTCCGTCAGCGATGGAGGAAAGACGTTTGTGGCAAGCACCGGTTGGCTGCAAAAATTTCTAGAGCGCAACAACCTATCACATCGGCGTCGCACCACTGTGCCCCAGGAAGACCCGAAACTTCTCACCGACAGACTCGTTTGGTTTATCAACTACGTCAGGAAGACGGTGAGCTCCAGGAGGATTCTAGAGCGGGACATCATCGTGATGGACGAGACCGCCgtttgttttggtgacatgGCGCCTCCCACAGCTGACACACAAGGGGCAGAGGGACACAAGAGCAGCAGCCTCACCGTCGTCCTCGCTGCCAAAGCGGATGGCGCCAAACTGAAGCCTTTCATTGTCTTCAGAGGGGCTGATGGTGACGTGGAGGCGGCGCAGCAGGAGATCTCTGACGCTGTCATTGACATGTCTGTGAACGGGGGGATGAGCGACGCTCTCGCCGCACGCTGGCTGCAGTCTGTGGTGGGGAAATCCAGCGGCACCCCACGGCTCCTGGTGTGGGACTCTTACCACTGCCACATGGGCCCCACCACCAAAGCTGAGCTGGAATGTAGCTACGACATCACGATGGCTGCAATTCCAGGAGGCTGCGCAAAATACGTCCAGCCCCCCGATCTGACGTGGAAGCAGCCCTTCAGGCAGAGCGTATATGACGCCTATAAGCAGTGGGCAGCGGGGGACGCAGATAAGGAGTACACACCCGGGGGGAGCTTGAAACCTCCCACCCGCCGGCTGCTGGTGGACTGGGTGGTTACAGCGTGGGACAAACTGGACACGGACACGATAAAGAACTCTTTTAACGTGTGTGCACCGTCTGTGAAAAGCGATGGGACTGAAGACCGCCTCATTGTCTGCGTCAGGGAGGGACGGCCCCGTGCGGCCGGGCGGGAGGAGCTCAGTCAGAGCGAGAAGCACCGAGTGGCGCCGAAGGATGTTAACAATGAACTTTGtcttgatgatgatgatgatgatgatgatgatgatgatgaggaggagagcGAAGAGAAGG GCTCTGAGACACCAGCGATGTCCGTCATCATCCAAACACGTGGCGAAGCAGGCGGTGGCGTCGCGGCCCACCTCCAGTGCCCCCTCTGCGGCCATTTCTCCAAGAGCCATGCCCATCAGCTGACCCACATGGCGGCCTCTCACCCCGCCTGCCTGGACTCCGTGGTGGTGGGTCGCCTCGGCAACATCGTGATGTACCAGAGCACGGCCCGGCTGTTCCACTGCTCCGACTGCTTCTATACCAGCCGCGACTTCACCAAGCTGTACAAGCACATCATCTCCAAACACTGCGTGGACGAGAGGGAGGGGGGCGGAGATGAGGAGAAGGTGGGGGAGGaaggcgaggaggaggaggagaaggagggagggaaggataAAGTGAAGAGTgaagcggaggaggaggaggaggaggaggaagtgaggcCCGTCAAAGCTGACGTTGAAGGAGATGAGAGCGTCCTGATGTTTGACGGCGCCGGCTACCACTGCTTGATCTGTGGCTGGAAGACAAAGCTGAAAGCTATGGGTGTCAACCACGTGGTGAGGAAGCATGACATCCCCAAAGCATACGCTGCCCAGGCCGTCAGACGGGACGCAGCGGCCACCTCCGCCGCTACGCCCAAACAGGCTCAGAGCGGCggggcggaggaggaggagccagGGGCCGGGCTGAGTGGggagctgctgaaggaggagatggaggcCACGGCCAAAGTGGTGCGCTTCATCTCCAACCGCTTTGTGTGTCTGATCTGTGGCTGGAAGACCAAACTGAAAG GTTTCGCCATCAGTCACGTGGTGCGCAGCCACGACGTGGAGCGTCCGTACAGCTGCAAAGACTGCAAGCGCTCCTTCTTCCTGCCCAGCCGGCTGCAGCAGCACGTCAGGGCGTCTCACCGGCCCGGACGCTACGCCTGCCCCTTCTGCTGCTTCAGGTCACACTTCCTGGGAGGGTTCAGGAGGCACTGCAGCCGCTGCAACGcccgggaggaggaggaggaagaggaggaggagggcggaggaggaggaggaggaggggaggaagaggagaacgaagaggaggaggaagaggagaggagggagaggagaggggcgaggaaaagaaggagaacAGAGAGGGTGATAGAGGACGACGATGACGAAGAGGACGACGACTGA
- the fbxo3 gene encoding F-box only protein 3 isoform X1: MAAANTELRMDQLPSDPLLHILSFLSFRDLIHCSYVSRRLNDLSKHNPLWKSLCSKHWLLTDAERQQSGVSWYGLFRQYYRDLGRYMQYYPVLKRAWEQLKAFLQQRCPRMITSLKEGATEVELNDIEAQIGCRLPDDYRCSYRIHNGQKLVIPGLMGSMSLSNHYRSEVLLDVETAAGGFQQRKGMRRCLPLTFCFHTGLSQYMALEPAEGRRMFESFYPCPDQTAQDPSAIDMFITGSCFLEWFTAYVQNVVTGEYPIIRDQIFRYVHDKGCVATTGDITVSVSTSFLPELSSVHPPHFFFTYRIRIEMSSSASPEAACQLDSRYWKITTSDGNVEEVQGPGVVGEFPVMTPGKVHEYASCTTFSTPSEYMEGHYTFHRLANKEEVFHVAIPRFHMVCPPFREPVVRTQKAATSYTTRFDDDDGDGEYCDGDGDDFSDLRGINMAALEGAWCPRHI, encoded by the exons ATGGCAGCAGCTAACACGGAGCTCCGGATGGATCAGCTTCCCTCAGACCCGCTGCTGCACATCCTGTCCTTCCTGAGCTTCAGGGACCTGATCCA ctgtagTTATGTCAGCAGGAGGCTCAACGACTTGTCCAAACACAACCCACTGTGGAAGTCCCTGTGCTCCAAACACTGGCTGCTGACAGA tgcgGAGCGGCAGCAGAGCGGCGTGTCCTGGtacggtctgttcagacagtacTACAGAGACCTGGGCCGCTACATGCAGTACTACCCTGTACTGAAGAGAGCCTGGGAGCAGCTGAAGGCCTTCCTGCAGCAGAGGTGTCCACGTATGATCACATCACTCAAAG AGGGCGCCACAGAGGTGGAGCTAAACGACATCGAGGCCCAGATCGGCTGCAGACTCCCAGACGACTACCGCTGCTCGTACCGCATCCACAACGGACAGAAGCTGGTGATCCCAGG GCTGATGGGCAGCATGTCCCTGTCTAACCACTACCGGTCGGAGGTGCTGCTGGACGTGGAGACGGCGGCCGGAGGCTTCCAGCAGAGGAAGGGAATGAGACGCTGCCTGCCGCTCACCTTCTGCTTCCACACTGGACTCAGCCAGTACATGGCTCTGGAGCCCGCCGAGGGACGCAGGATGTTCGAGAGCTTCTACCCCTGCCCC GATCAGACAGCTCAGGATCCTTCGGCCATCGACATGTTCATCACAG GTTCCTGTTTCTTAGAGTGGTTCACGGCGTACGTCCAGAACGTCGTCACCGGAGAATACCCAATCATCAGAGACCAGATCTTCAG GTATGTGCATGATAAGGGTTGCGTGGCGACCACCGGGGACATCACTGTCTCTGTTTCTACCTCCTTCCTGCCTGAGCTTTCCTCCGTCCACCCTCCACACTTCTTTTTCACCTACCGCATCAG GATAGAGATGTCGAGCAGCGCTTCGCCCGAAGCTGCCTGTCAGCTCGACAGTCGCTACTGGAAAATCACCACCTCCGACGGCAATGTGGAGGAAGTTCAGGGTCCCGGCGTGGTCG GAGAGTTTCCCGTCATGACACCAGGGAAGGTCCACGAGTACGCCAGCTGCACCACCTTCTCCACCCCGTCAGAGTACATGGAGGGTCACTACACTTTCCACAGACTGG CCAACAAAGAGGAAGTTTTCCACGTGGCCATACCTCGCTTCCACATGGTCTGCCCGCCCTTCAGAGAGCCGGTGGTTCGAACG CAGAAGGCAGCGACCAGTTACACAACTCGCTTCGATGACGACGATGGCGACGGCGAGTACTGTGACGGAGACGGCGACGACTTTAGCGACCTGAGGGGAATCAACATGGCCGCCTTGGAGGGAGCGTGGTGCCCTCGACACATCTGA